CCAGTTCGTTGGATTATCCATACCGCAGCCTAGATTGATTCCTTTAAATCCTACTGGAAAAGAATAGCGTTTTTTTTGCTTTTTTTTAAGCAAGTAGGGGTTTAATCCTTCCCATGCAATAATTTGTAATATATGTTTTATCAACGGCATAACTTTCAAAACAGGTTATATTTTAATATGCACCAGATTGCCGACACACCATCTTTCCAATTAATCTTTTTTCCTTCTTGATAAGTTCGTCCGTGATATGAAATCCCGACTTCGTATATCCTGCAATTTTTAATTTTTGCAATTTTTGCCGTTACTTCCGGTTCGAATCCAAACCGATTTTGTTCGAGGTTGATATTTTGTATGA
This portion of the bacterium genome encodes:
- a CDS encoding glycosyltransferase family 2 protein; the encoded protein is IQNINLEQNRFGFEPEVTAKIAKIKNCRIYEVGISYHGRTYQEGKKINWKDGVSAIWCILKYNLF